In a genomic window of Miscanthus floridulus cultivar M001 unplaced genomic scaffold, ASM1932011v1 fs_5_2_3, whole genome shotgun sequence:
- the LOC136532378 gene encoding protein NRT1/ PTR FAMILY 1.2-like isoform X2: MERSVAFETESAGEECFKGKKGGFRALPFIFSNEMLEKVAGFGLNTNMITYLTDKYHLSTVTSQTMLFVWGAISNFAPIPGAIVADMYLGRFMAVGLGSVACLIGMVFLWLTATVPGARPPECNSGDQCAPPGTRHLAWLLAGFAFLSLGAGGVRPCSMAFGADQFSRHPKQRRARILQAYFNAYYASIGVAFTVAVTAIVYLQDNVSWNVGFAVPMGLMLLSTVSFFLGSSLYIKEKGKRQMFAGIGSAVGAAIRNRRARLPDKTVDGVYHHLKDCKLAVPTDKLRFLNKACLLRGTKEDALCNGSDAAASERHGHDGKRPCTVDQVEQLKSAIRVLPIWSSTIFLALALNQSFAVKQADTMDRSVGAGRFRVPSGSLAVFNMATMSLWLASYDRWVAPALQRYTGNSRGLTMKQRIGGGLLLATASTAVSAVVEGARRRRALRGVTISAFWLVPQFALAGLAEAFGIIGEIEFFYTELPKSMASFSMSLLYMAFGVGNLAGALIVKVVQVASMRGGRTGWLVDNLNVGHYDYYYWLLTGYGVANFVYFVWCCWAYGEEGKNVEWEEDDNTEQP; the protein is encoded by the exons ATGGAGCGCTCTGTTGCTTTCGAGACTGAATCGGCAGGAGAAGAGTGCTTCAAGGGCAAGAAGGGTGGGTTCAGAGCCCTCCCCTTCATCTTCT CAAATGAGATGCTGGAGAAAGTTGCTGGATTCGGGCTCAACACCAACATGATCACGTACCTGACCGACAAGTACCACCTCAGCACCGTCACCTCCCAAACGATGCTGTTCGTGTGGGGCGCCATCTCCAACTTCGCGCCCATCCCCGGCGCCATCGTCGCCGACATGTACCTCGGCCGCTTCATGGCCGTCGGGCTAGGCTCCGTCGCGTGCCTGATT GGGATGGTCTTCCTATGGCTGACCGCCACGGTCCCTGGAGCGCGGCCGCCTGAGTGCAACAGCGGCGACCAGTGCGCGCCGCCGGGGACGCGGCACCTCGCGTGGCTACTCGCCGGCTTCGCATTCCTGTCCCTCGGCGCCGGCGGCGTCCGGCCATGCTCGATGGCGTTCGGCGCGGACCAGTTCTCGAGGCACCCCAAGCAGCGTCGGGCCAGGATCCTGCAGGCCTACTTCAACGCCTACTACGCGTCCATCGGCGTGGCGTTCACGGTCGCCGTCACGGCCATCGTCTACCTGCAGGACAACGTCAGCTGGAACGTCGGGTTCGCCGTCCCGATGGGCCTCATGCTGCTCTCCACGGTCAGCTTCTTCCTGGGATCGAGCCTTTACATCAAGGAGAAGGGCAAGAGGCAGATGTTCGCCGGGATCGGCTCCGCCGTCGGCGCGGCGATCAGGAACCGCAGGGCGCGGCTGCCGGACAAGACCGTCGATGGCGTGTACCATCACCTCAAGGACTGCAAGCTCGCTGTCCCCACGGACAAGCTGAG GTTCTTGAACAAGGCGTGCTTGCTCCGTGGCACCAAGGAGGACGCGCTCTGCAACGGCTCGGACGCGGCGGCCTCCGAGCGGCACGGCCACGACGGGAAGAGGCCCTGCACGGTGGACCAGGTGGAGCAGCTCAAGTCGGCGATCCGCGtcctgccgatctggtcttccaCCATCTTCCTCGCCCTGGCCTTGAACCAGAGCTTCGCCGTGAAGCAGGCCGATACTATGGACCGCAGCGTCGGCGCGGGCCGGTTCCGCGTTCCCAGCGGCTCCCTGGCTGTGTTCAACATGGCCACCATGTCGCTGTGGTTAGCCAGCTACGACAGGTGGGTCGCGCCGGCACTGCAGCGGTACACGGGCAACTCGCGCGGGCTCACCATGAAGCAGCGGATCGGTGGGGGCCTGCTCCTCGCCACCGCGTCGACGGCTGTCTCCGCGGTAGTGgagggcgcgcggcggcggcgggcgctgcGCGGGGTCACCATCTCGGCGTTCTGGCTGGTGCCGCAGTTCGCGCTTGCGGGGCTCGCCGAGGCGTTCGGCATCATCGGGGAGATCGAGTTCTTCTACACCGAGCTGCCCAAGAGCATGGCCAGCTTCAGCATGTCGCTGCTGTACATGGCCTTCGGAGTGGGCAACCTGGCCGGCGCCCTCATCGTGAAGGTGGTCCAGGTGGCGAGCATGCGAGGGGGGAGAACGGGCTGGCTCGTCGACAACTTGAACGTCGGGCACTACGACTACTACTACTGGCTGCTCACGGGCTACGGCGTGGCGAACTTTGTGTACTTCGTTTGGTGCTGCTGGGCGTATGGCGAGGAGGGGAAGAACGTGGAGTGGGAAGAGGACGACAACACGGAGCAGCCCTAG
- the LOC136532378 gene encoding protein NRT1/ PTR FAMILY 1.1-like isoform X1 translates to MERSVAFETESAGEECFKGKKGGFRALPFIFSNEMLEKVAGFGLNTNMITYLTDKYHLSTVTSQTMLFVWGAISNFAPIPGAIVADMYLGRFMAVGLGSVACLIGMVFLWLTATVPGARPPECNSGDQCAPPGTRHLAWLLAGFAFLSLGAGGVRPCSMAFGADQFSRHPKQRRARILQAYFNAYYASIGVAFTVAVTAIVYLQDNVSWNVGFAVPMGLMLLSTVSFFLGSSLYIKEKGKRQMFAGIGSAVGAAIRNRRARLPDKTVDGVYHHLKDCKLAVPTDKLRYVTLSRVTSRPNMQQAEAAFQLSGMRGLTNTLAFEFRFLNKACLLRGTKEDALCNGSDAAASERHGHDGKRPCTVDQVEQLKSAIRVLPIWSSTIFLALALNQSFAVKQADTMDRSVGAGRFRVPSGSLAVFNMATMSLWLASYDRWVAPALQRYTGNSRGLTMKQRIGGGLLLATASTAVSAVVEGARRRRALRGVTISAFWLVPQFALAGLAEAFGIIGEIEFFYTELPKSMASFSMSLLYMAFGVGNLAGALIVKVVQVASMRGGRTGWLVDNLNVGHYDYYYWLLTGYGVANFVYFVWCCWAYGEEGKNVEWEEDDNTEQP, encoded by the exons ATGGAGCGCTCTGTTGCTTTCGAGACTGAATCGGCAGGAGAAGAGTGCTTCAAGGGCAAGAAGGGTGGGTTCAGAGCCCTCCCCTTCATCTTCT CAAATGAGATGCTGGAGAAAGTTGCTGGATTCGGGCTCAACACCAACATGATCACGTACCTGACCGACAAGTACCACCTCAGCACCGTCACCTCCCAAACGATGCTGTTCGTGTGGGGCGCCATCTCCAACTTCGCGCCCATCCCCGGCGCCATCGTCGCCGACATGTACCTCGGCCGCTTCATGGCCGTCGGGCTAGGCTCCGTCGCGTGCCTGATT GGGATGGTCTTCCTATGGCTGACCGCCACGGTCCCTGGAGCGCGGCCGCCTGAGTGCAACAGCGGCGACCAGTGCGCGCCGCCGGGGACGCGGCACCTCGCGTGGCTACTCGCCGGCTTCGCATTCCTGTCCCTCGGCGCCGGCGGCGTCCGGCCATGCTCGATGGCGTTCGGCGCGGACCAGTTCTCGAGGCACCCCAAGCAGCGTCGGGCCAGGATCCTGCAGGCCTACTTCAACGCCTACTACGCGTCCATCGGCGTGGCGTTCACGGTCGCCGTCACGGCCATCGTCTACCTGCAGGACAACGTCAGCTGGAACGTCGGGTTCGCCGTCCCGATGGGCCTCATGCTGCTCTCCACGGTCAGCTTCTTCCTGGGATCGAGCCTTTACATCAAGGAGAAGGGCAAGAGGCAGATGTTCGCCGGGATCGGCTCCGCCGTCGGCGCGGCGATCAGGAACCGCAGGGCGCGGCTGCCGGACAAGACCGTCGATGGCGTGTACCATCACCTCAAGGACTGCAAGCTCGCTGTCCCCACGGACAAGCTGAGGTACGTCACTCTCTCACGTGTCACGTCACGTCCCAACATGCAGCAGGCAGAAGCAGCGTTTCAACTTTCAGGGATGCGTGGTCTGACGAACACGTTGGCGTTTGAGTTCAGGTTCTTGAACAAGGCGTGCTTGCTCCGTGGCACCAAGGAGGACGCGCTCTGCAACGGCTCGGACGCGGCGGCCTCCGAGCGGCACGGCCACGACGGGAAGAGGCCCTGCACGGTGGACCAGGTGGAGCAGCTCAAGTCGGCGATCCGCGtcctgccgatctggtcttccaCCATCTTCCTCGCCCTGGCCTTGAACCAGAGCTTCGCCGTGAAGCAGGCCGATACTATGGACCGCAGCGTCGGCGCGGGCCGGTTCCGCGTTCCCAGCGGCTCCCTGGCTGTGTTCAACATGGCCACCATGTCGCTGTGGTTAGCCAGCTACGACAGGTGGGTCGCGCCGGCACTGCAGCGGTACACGGGCAACTCGCGCGGGCTCACCATGAAGCAGCGGATCGGTGGGGGCCTGCTCCTCGCCACCGCGTCGACGGCTGTCTCCGCGGTAGTGgagggcgcgcggcggcggcgggcgctgcGCGGGGTCACCATCTCGGCGTTCTGGCTGGTGCCGCAGTTCGCGCTTGCGGGGCTCGCCGAGGCGTTCGGCATCATCGGGGAGATCGAGTTCTTCTACACCGAGCTGCCCAAGAGCATGGCCAGCTTCAGCATGTCGCTGCTGTACATGGCCTTCGGAGTGGGCAACCTGGCCGGCGCCCTCATCGTGAAGGTGGTCCAGGTGGCGAGCATGCGAGGGGGGAGAACGGGCTGGCTCGTCGACAACTTGAACGTCGGGCACTACGACTACTACTACTGGCTGCTCACGGGCTACGGCGTGGCGAACTTTGTGTACTTCGTTTGGTGCTGCTGGGCGTATGGCGAGGAGGGGAAGAACGTGGAGTGGGAAGAGGACGACAACACGGAGCAGCCCTAG